DNA from Bacillus sp. FJAT-45037:
TGATTGAAGAACCTTTAGTAGATCTTGATAAATTTCATTTGAGTGCTCCAGCTATAGCTTTTATTGAAACTACAAATTTATGTAATTTAAGGTGCAAACATTGTTATGCCAACTCAGCTCTAAAGAGGCCAAATGAAATGTCTACGGATTTGATTAAAGAAACAATTGATCAGCTAGCTGAAGTAGGAGTCTTACAGCTTTTTTTAAGTGGAGGAGAAATTTTTGCTCACAAAGATGCGGTAGAGATAATTAATTATGCGAGAACAAAACCATTCTACACACAAGTATTCACGAATGGAATGTTAATAACAGAAGAAAAGTTAAAAGCCCTCACCCCGAATACTTCTTTTTTTATAAGCTTTGATACTGCTGATCCAGAAAGAACGATTCGAGGGGGAATGGATTTCCCTAAGCTAAGAGAAAAATTCGAGCTAATGAAGAAGTATGGACATGCTTTCCGTACGGCCATTTCAGTGCATCGATATAATCTAGACGATGCAGAAGAGATATTTGAATGGTGTGTAAACAACGGATATCCACGCCCGCAATGGCTAGAAACTCATCCTATTGGACGTGCTCTACTACATCCAGATATTTTATTGCAACCAGAACATATCTCAAAATCAATTGAAACTTATAAACGATGTATGGACAAGTTTAGTAAGCCTGAATACGAAGCTCCTCCAAAAGATGAGTCAAAAGAAGCTACTAGAATGTTTAGTCTAGAAACGATTAAATTTTGTCAGAAGCTAGAACGAGCAACTAACCAAGAAAAATGTGGTCGTTCTATTGCATATATAAATAGCGCCGGTGATGTATATCCATGTAGTAATTGTATGAGTAATGAAGATTTTTTGGCTGGGAACCTAAGAGAGCATTCATTCGCTGATATTTGGTCAGGTGGCTTTGATGAATTTAGAAGCATTACTTTTGATGATTTTAAGAGCTGTCAGTCTTGTTCTGTGTATCAGGAAGATATTTGGTGTCAATTTCGATGTCCGCCACTTGCCAAGAATGTATCCAAAGATAAGTTAGGTTGCGGGGCGACAGAGTATTTACAAATTTTTATGATTGAAGCAAACCGTTATTGGGAGCAACGCAAGCAAGAAGGATATACTCTCAAACTTGAAATGCACAAATAAGGGGGATGACTATGTCTACTAGCTATACTGAACTAAACCTTGGAGAATTACTTAAAAGACACCCAGAATTACAAATCTCTCATTCCGATTATAATATAAACGTAACGGCAAATTTTGGAACGAAACTAAGAAGTGGTGACGCTGAAAAAATGTATAAAGACTTCGATGGTGCCGGAAAGCCTTCCACTTTATATTTTCATGTACCACTGTGCTCGTATATATGCCACTTTTGTAATTACGTCAAAAAATATCTCGCGGAAGACGGTAATGAAGAAGAAGTTTTAGAAAATTGGGTTAACCTACTGATTAAAGAATCTACCGAAAATTTACATAGGAATAACTGGGTAAGCAAAGCGAGAATTGAATCTATTTATATTGGCGGTGGAACAGCCTCTCTTTTGAAGCCTCGCCATCTGAGGAAACTAATGACCCATATCAATGCAAATTATTATATAGCGGACGAATGTGAAGTTTCTTTAGAAGGTAATCCCGATAACTATCAAGGAGATGAGTTAGACCAAGCAATTGAAATGGGCTTCAATCGCTTTAGTATAGGTGTACAGTCTCTTGATGATCAGGTTATAAATGCAGTAGGACGCAAACACGATCGAGCCATGTCACTTAGCGCAATCGATAAACTCTTAGTTACAGAAAAACCATTTAATGTGGATGTCATCTTCGGCTTACCTTATCAAACACCGTTGAGTATCGCTGAAGATGTAAGAGTATTGTGTGAAAAAGGAGTGCCTACTATTACCATATATAGGTTGAGGAATGCCGATAGGCAGAAGATGGGTATTGGTAATAGCTCCTTATGGAACAATAAACGTGTTAGAGAAAAGATGGAAAATGCGAACCTGTTTCCTAGTTTAGAGATGACTTATACCATGCGTGAAGAAATACTGAAGGTCTTCCTAGAATATGGTTATCAGCCAAGCCCTTGTGGTTGGTGGAGCCGTCCTAATACCTATGCAGAAGGTAACATACCACAAAT
Protein-coding regions in this window:
- a CDS encoding radical SAM/SPASM domain-containing protein, producing MVKIPYQINDGGLVGLIPTGKVHFFEETIQPLLDEVNNGTRNASSINYHEYMIEEPLVDLDKFHLSAPAIAFIETTNLCNLRCKHCYANSALKRPNEMSTDLIKETIDQLAEVGVLQLFLSGGEIFAHKDAVEIINYARTKPFYTQVFTNGMLITEEKLKALTPNTSFFISFDTADPERTIRGGMDFPKLREKFELMKKYGHAFRTAISVHRYNLDDAEEIFEWCVNNGYPRPQWLETHPIGRALLHPDILLQPEHISKSIETYKRCMDKFSKPEYEAPPKDESKEATRMFSLETIKFCQKLERATNQEKCGRSIAYINSAGDVYPCSNCMSNEDFLAGNLREHSFADIWSGGFDEFRSITFDDFKSCQSCSVYQEDIWCQFRCPPLAKNVSKDKLGCGATEYLQIFMIEANRYWEQRKQEGYTLKLEMHK
- a CDS encoding radical SAM protein, with amino-acid sequence MSTSYTELNLGELLKRHPELQISHSDYNINVTANFGTKLRSGDAEKMYKDFDGAGKPSTLYFHVPLCSYICHFCNYVKKYLAEDGNEEEVLENWVNLLIKESTENLHRNNWVSKARIESIYIGGGTASLLKPRHLRKLMTHINANYYIADECEVSLEGNPDNYQGDELDQAIEMGFNRFSIGVQSLDDQVINAVGRKHDRAMSLSAIDKLLVTEKPFNVDVIFGLPYQTPLSIAEDVRVLCEKGVPTITIYRLRNADRQKMGIGNSSLWNNKRVREKMENANLFPSLEMTYTMREEILKVFLEYGYQPSPCGWWSRPNTYAEGNIPQISKNKWERYDSMIAYGPGVYGWLTGGQDTVLQTHNISDIGKYVEAMEGNENPLSFGRLLEGNQAISTALGFNYKANQPIKVERYQKQFGVNLLTDTPYAEVISSLIENRLLIKVDENTLIPTLDGEALHEEIISIYFHNKIGNFTTEICNK